GGGCGGCCAGATCGAGTTGAGCGGCGAGCCGTGCGACGACATCCACTGCAGCAACGCCGAGTTCTCCCAGCACATCCGCGAGCTGATCGACGTGGCGGAGCGATTCGACGTGGCCTTCCTGGGGCTTGGAATCCAGCCCTTCAGCCGGGTGGACGAGATCGAGTGGCTGCCCAAGCGGCGCTACCGCATCATGGGACCCTACATGTCCAAGGTGGGGACCCTGGGCCATCGCATGATGAAGCAGACCGCCACGGTGCAGGCCAACATCGACTACGGCGACGAGAAGGACGCCATGGCGAAGCTGCGCACGACCATGGGCCTGGCGCCGGTGATCGGCGCGGCGTTCGCCAACTCGCCCATTTCGGACGGCGAGCCCAACGGCTTCAAGAGCTACCGCGGCCACATCTGGACACACACGGACACGGACCGGTGCGGCCTGCTGGAGTTCTGTTTCTCCCCCGATGCCACCTTCCACCACTACGTGGAGTACGCCCTCGACGTCCCCATGTACCTCATCTCCCGGGAGGGTAACTACATCGACATGACCGGGATCCCGTTCCGCCACTTCCTGGAGCACGGGCACCAGGGCGAGTACGCCACCATGGCCGACTGGCAGCTTCACTTGACCACGCTCTTCCCCGAGGTACGCCTGAAGCACTACATGGAGTTCCGCTCCGCGGACAGCCAGGCGCCCGAGCTCATGCCCGCCCTGCCGGCCCTCATCAAGGGTCTTTGCTACGACGCCGACTGCCTGGGCGCCGCTTGGGACCTGGTCAAGGGGTGGTCCTTCGACGAGCGCATGACCGCCTACCAAGACTCCCACAAGCACGGGCCCGCCGCGCGCTTCCGCCGCTACACCCTGGGCGACGTGGCCAAGGAGATGGTGGACATCGCCTGGGAGGGCCTCGCGCGCCAGCGTGCCCTGAGCCGGCGCGGCGAGGACGAGACCATTCACCTGAAAGCTCTGCGCGACCTGGTGCAGCAAGGCCTTTGCCCCGCGGACGTCGTCCTTTCCAAGTGGCAGGGCGAGTTCCGCCAGGACCTCCGCCGCCTTATCGACGACAGCTCGTACAAGCTGCCGTAAACCAGGCTATCAACCGGCTGGACTTTTCCCGTCCATCGCGCTAGTATCCGTCCCATCTTTCCGTCGGTGTGATGCGTCACGCCAAGCCCCGGAGCGGTCAGGCCGAGCCGGCCGACTCCACGAGGGGGCAGCGGGAAGACGCGCGTTGCCGCTTGGATCCGGAAGCGCCGGACCGAGACGGATGAGACATTCTGGCGTCTATCGTTTCCACGGTAGCGGGATGGCCTTCCGGATCGGTCCGGGAGGCTTTTTTGCTTTCGGCCTTGTCGGTGGCTTTGTCGGTCGTGGATTGTTCCGAGGAGGAAAACGAATGGGACGGAAAATGACGGCGCCGGAAATCCGGGGCATGAAGGAACGCGACGAGAAGATCGTCTGCCTTACGGCCTACGACTACTGCTTCGCCCGTATCCTGGACGAGGCCGGCATCGACCTCCTGCTGGTGGGCGATTCGCTGGGCTCGGTGGTGCAGGGGCACGAGAGCACGCTGCCCGTCACCGTCGAGGACATCATCTACCATACGCGCGCGGTGATCCGCGGACGCCGGCGCGCCCTGGTGGTTTCCGACATGCCGTTCATGACCTTCCAGTTGGGCGTGGACGAAGCCAAGCGCAACGCGGGGAGGCTCGTGCAG
This is a stretch of genomic DNA from Deltaproteobacteria bacterium. It encodes these proteins:
- a CDS encoding glutamate--cysteine ligase gives rise to the protein MAVIERHDELEAWFHEAGKPREQWRVGTEYEKVGIERDTAKALSYSGRRGVRAILEGLVSDYDWEPQEEEGFLIGLKRGNHAITLEPGGQIELSGEPCDDIHCSNAEFSQHIRELIDVAERFDVAFLGLGIQPFSRVDEIEWLPKRRYRIMGPYMSKVGTLGHRMMKQTATVQANIDYGDEKDAMAKLRTTMGLAPVIGAAFANSPISDGEPNGFKSYRGHIWTHTDTDRCGLLEFCFSPDATFHHYVEYALDVPMYLISREGNYIDMTGIPFRHFLEHGHQGEYATMADWQLHLTTLFPEVRLKHYMEFRSADSQAPELMPALPALIKGLCYDADCLGAAWDLVKGWSFDERMTAYQDSHKHGPAARFRRYTLGDVAKEMVDIAWEGLARQRALSRRGEDETIHLKALRDLVQQGLCPADVVLSKWQGEFRQDLRRLIDDSSYKLP